The DNA sequence AAAGTAATTTGTTGTAACCGCTGCAATAGACAATGCCGACCTTTGGTGGATTTTGAATTTGTTCCCCGTGAGCTAAATGTCTCCTTTGCCACCAAATGTACCAGCATCCAGTGAGAATAAGCTCAGCTCGGCCTAGCTTGAGCTCCCTTGCTTCGCCTCCATTCCTAATAATCTCCAGAATGAGGGCTAAACCCgatctatcttacatcaacaattTGTCAATATGCTGCCAGACGCCCAAAGAGCTCTAGATCTCTCTTGCTCAGCTACAGGAAAACAAGATGTGTCTTATATATTCCGCCTCCGTCAGGCACACCGGGCAATTAACAACATTCGTGATATGCTTATTCGCCAGGGTCACATGGCGTGGAATAAAGCCATGAAGTGCTCGTCATGCAAAAATTTTAACCTTGCCCGGAATAGACAGCTTCCATAGCTTTTTCCAAATCGATTCTGACCCTGAACACCCCGCTGCTGGGGTGTAGCTCCGAGATTCAAACTTATGTGCCCACTGACAATTGTATGCCGACTTCACAGTAAACAGGCCATTCCAATTAGGATGCTATCCAATTAGGTTTTCCCGCCTATTGTAGATTGGAATTTGGGGGATCCGGATCGACTTCTCTATCCTTAATATGGACCCTacactactacataaaaacttaaccGAGGCGTTTGTCCTTTGGCCTCGGAGGTGGGTGGGCCGGTTGCCCGCCTCCGTTATTGGGTGGCCAGACAGCCGTCCcagcaaccacctcggttaatcattAACCGAGGGGGCACCGTAATCCAACTGCCTCGGTTAACCGAGACGGTTGCCTTATGACAACTGCCTCCGTTAAGGCGGGCATCATAAGCCAAACGCCTCGGTTAATTGATTATTTTCGGAGGCGGTCGTTATAAATGTCCGCCTAcgtaaatcgatttacggaggcgaGTGTCTTAAGATGTCCGCCTTGTTAATTATTGCAAtagaaaaataattcataacttttttatatgaactcggatgaagacaaattttatatcaaaattgtagctctcgacgagatctacaactttgtagttgaaaagtttttgaattgaaattgtttatggtcccaaaatattgttgtaagtgcacagattttaaaatttgaaatttaaaattatctaATGATCTCGAATATTGACACGgtctatacaaaagttatagttctgaatagaatctacaactttgtagttgaaaagttatTAATTTGAAGATGTTAagagtcccaaatatgtgttcgaaggttatagattttgaaatttaaaatttggaattcctaaacgatctcaaatgttcacatagttaataccaGTACTAGTGGCCGACCTGATCTACATGTTTGATATTGACAAGTTTTTGATTTAAAGTCACCTagagtctcaaatatgtgtttgaaATTCATATGTTCTTAGACTCAATTTTTTGAAATTGTCAAACTATCTCTGATGGAGATACAtcatataccaaagttgtagtacttcacaagatttaaaactttgtagttaaaagttttttcatttgagttcatttagtagctaaaatatgcaatataagattacaaaatattgatataaaaaataacatattatatatagacaTGAATGATTGTGCGGTGGAGTGGTAGAAACGTGGTAGTGTTGAGCGTTAGGTTGTGGGTTCGATTATCTAAAGTTGCAAGTTTTTTGGTTTTCTGAAAAACATTAACGGAGGCACGCATTTTAGgtcgcccgcctcggttaatgagatttaaccgaggcgggcaaggcAACTGCCTCCGTCAATCGACGATTAACCATGACCTTTGGACGGAGGCGGCTGCAATGCCTGCCTCCGTTAATAAAAAATGTTCGCCTCGGAAAAGATTTCAGCCTATTCGcttcaaaccagcaccagccgggtttatcagtccagaaaccaaccagcgaacacgctgtttgtgtagtagtgctaggCCATTAtaacaaaatgaatttaaaaggTCATTTAAAACATAAGTGTGTGTTCACAACTCATATGGTGAGATGACCTAGTTATTATGATTTTCGGGGTGTGTATGGGTACCTCCTATTGACCCACATGAACTTACAGACGCAATGTGTTGATGATACATGTTTTGATTTTAATGGGTCACTAGTATTGTTCAAATTACTATAATATAATGAGGCATATTTGAAAtgtctaatggctagagggggatgaatagcctattaaaaatttctacaacaacacttaacaaaccggttagataattatgaggcgaaacaagtgttgcgctagcctactaaaaatccaagccacctaccataattctaatttctatagtttctaactaCACAGTGGCTatatcactatactaagttagtatgctctcaaaggctaactaaagagtcacactaaccaaactaacgagCTTTCACAACTAGCAACACTAAAGAGcatgataactagtttgcggtaatgtaaaaagagtgagcaagatgtttataccgccgggtcgaggagtgaaccaatccatcacaagaatgaatactaatgaagaccaatcacctcggaatcaaatgatgacacaatgattttttaccgaggtttacttgcttgccggcaagctagtcctcgttgtggtgactcactcacttgaaggttcacgcgctaattggcatcacatgccaaaccctcaatagggtgccgcacaaccaacacaagatgaggatcacacaagccacaagtaatccactagagtacttttggctctccgccgggaaaaggtcaagaactcctcacaatcaccatgatcggagccagagataatcaccaacctccgctcgacgatcctcgctgctctaagccatctagatggcggcaaccaccaagagtaacaagcgaatcccgcagcgaaacatgaacaccaagtgcctctagatgcaaacactcaagcaatgcacttggattcactcccaatctcacaaagatgttggatcaatgatggagatgagtgggagggctttggctaagctcataaggttgctatgtcaatgtaaatggccaagagagtgagcttgagtcagccatggggcttaattagagacccccacgaatagagccgttgggctcctcactgcactgaacacggggcgaccggacgcgttggtCGATGTGACCTCTGTGCGTTGCATATGTCATCATACATCATACTAACCGGATTCAGGCCCTGTATGTCCGATCATTTCtcatgccagtgtccggtcatgagaccgaaacctTACGCTCACtactaccactgaccggacgcgccggtcctaccgagaccagcgtccggtcacttatagtgacctctgtcttttctgtatagagcgccaatggcaccgttggactgtccgtactctacgggcgaacactccgccggtgaagtttcttacccttgctcaaatgtgccaaccaccaagtgtatcaccttgtgcacatgtgtgttagcagaTTTTCACaacacattttcaagggtgttggcacttcactagatcctaaatgcatatgcaatgagttagaagcatctagtggcactttgataaccgtatttcgatacgagtttcacccctcttaatagtacggctatcgatcctaaatgtgatcccactcactaagtgtctcaatcaccaaaacagaatggctcctaccatttatagctttgccttgagccttttgtttttctctttcttctttttaagtccaagcatttgatcatcaccatggcatcaccatcatcatgtcatgatcttcatttgcttcaccacttggaatgtgctacctatcttatgatcacttgataaactaggttagcacttagggtttcattaattcatcaaaaccaaactagagctttcgatATTgcgtatttgttttttttatatacaTCTCCCCGTCAACCCTTTTTGGATTAAATTGACCTTTAATGTTTTTTTATGTAGAGCCTTTATGTTTTATTATAATGTATTAAAATCAAATTAGTATTAGTTCGACATAACGATTACGTATGCATTTATCAGAAAATGAGTATGATTAATATATGTCTGGAGAATACATAACTCCTCTAGGTTCTTATCCAGCGGATCAAGGACCCAAACCATGCCAACCTTGACATCAGCCACAATGCAAATTCCAGTGGTCGTTACATTAATTCTAGCATACATACAGAAGTTATAGTGTACTGAATAGAATATATATTTAGAAACCAAGGTATGGTACATGATAGAACTGAACATACCTAAAGTTGTAGAAACCCTATATGAGACTTTTCTCTTCCATTTGCTTCCAAGTTTGTGCAATGTAGAGCAAAATCGTAAGGTCTAATTGTGGGAGCACATCCCATCAAATTTTCTCTTTATCCTCCATAGTCTTACCACCTTCTAGCTCTTTGCTACTTATTTGGTTCCTATTTGGCTAGAGAACCTATGTTATTTTGttcatctctttttttcctttctgGCTCTTGAACTCCTTGTATTGGTCTTGCTATTGTACTGTGTTCTTGCTccttttaaatatatttttacctaGGAGAAGCTTCCGCCCCTGGGGTTTCCTAAAAAAATAATATCCCTAAAATGGCATACTAGTATTAGGCCCCATTTGTCTGCACTCCTGCGCGCTCTGGCTCCGGCTCCTAGTTCACTGTTACACACTGTGCTCAACTATAGACGACTGTAGCGGCTCCAGCTCCGACACATGCGAGAGAAGAGCCAGAGCCCAGAGGAGCTCTCCTCCCGGCTCCGCTACAATACTGCCAGTAGAGGAGCCAGAGTAAACAGGCCCTTAATGTGACCAGTAGCGCTCTAGCATGTCTAGGCCTGACCAGCCTGCCCATGCTGCAACTAAAGTCCAAGATGAAAAAAAGATCACCATCAGGGATTACAGATAATTTAACTGAGTCAGCCAAGACCGAAGCCAACCTTTGGCACCTCAATTGAATGATACCTTTTAATATCGAAAACTCCATTGGGTTGTGGCCATAGAAAATGTGTAAAGCAGAGGATAAAGCTGGAAATTTTACCAGAAATGTAAATGTCATATAGAAAACGCCGTTGTTCTGTGAGCACCGAAAATATGTAAAGCAGAGGATAAAGATGGGATTTTGTACCAGAAATGTAGATGTCATATATTCTAGAACAGAAGGAAGAAGATAAAACATCCAAGTCACCGTGACGGGACGGCACCGGACGGGAAGGAGGACCAGAGAAATGTCTATTTGGACCATCTCTGTCTATATTCAGTACTATGGTCGATATTTTCAATCCCTCAGAAACTGATAGACCATGACATGAGGTAAGGCGCTATAGTCACCACACAAGTACAGGATTAGCTCAGTCATGACTTTTCTGGTTCCTTTAACCCATTAAGCTTTAGCTATATATCCATCTATACGCTTCGATGCAGAGTAAGAAATGGAGACGGATACTCATGGAAAATAGCTTTTGAATTCAGTTGTAGTGAAAATTAATTACATTAGCCATCTTGGTATCCTACCATTTGATTACTTAGTAGGTACCAAACGGAGCCTCAATGGTAATCTTCATgagaaataaaaaaacaacatggAAATTCAAAAATATGTACCAACTACAATAGTCACTTGAGTTAGtatattttctaaaaaattaTCATTGTAAAATAAAACGTAAAGTGATACCATAATCCTACATCTAAATCATCCATCTCTGTTATTAAGAAACAAAATCTAAAACCCTGCTCAGTTAACGTATATATTGCACCCAACCCTGTTATGATGAAATAGTTTAAATAACCTCTTAAATTTGTATACAGACTTAATAGGTCTGCCATTATCAAAGACGAACAAAAATATATCTTAAATTCACTTAAAGCATTAAATAATGTTTAAATGACCCCTCTAATGGTAATGTAGGGTGTCCTAAACACCCATTCTTGCAGGTTTTTGTTGCCGTGACGTGCGATGGTATGCTCACCACACATGGGGAGCAGCGACTCGGTCATGACTTTCGTATTCATGGAGCCTACTGCATACGCTGctggatgtgcatgtgtgtgaagtCTGATGATTCCCTGGTCCGCGCTGCAGATAACTCTGTTGCTCTCGCAATAAAGCCCGGAAAGACTGTCTCCTGGAAAAGGACGATGGAGATCCCCAACGAGTCAAGTCAATGCAATTCAGACACCGCTGCTTTCCGGACGGGCTCCCTATCCTTCCTTTGCTTCTTCGTCACCACCGCACAAGTCCACAACCTCATCTCATATTCTCATCCAAACACGCGCGCCCACCTCTCCTGCTTCTTCAAGGGTGGTTTAACTTTAGCTGTAATACGTGCAGTGGTACGACACTGTGGCCTCGATCGTCAATTATGGGTGTGGCTTGTCGCCGGGGGCCAACTGAAACCATGTGGTTccgcggcggtcgccatggcgcAGTTGCCGTGGCCTTGGCGGCTGCTGGCGTGCTGCAGATGATACTGATAGCCATCGCGCCGCCGCTCGCGTCTGCTATGCCGTGGCCGGCGTGCAACAGCACCATCACGGGGAACTACACGTCTAACAGCACCTACGACGCCAATCTCCGGCTAGTCGCCGCGGCCCTGCCAAGCAACGTCTCCACGTCCCCTACCCTCTTCGCCATCTCGGTGACCGGGACGGCGCCGGACACGGTGTACGCGCTCGGGCAATGCAGCGGCGACCAGAGCGCCTCGGCGTGCCACGACTGCATCGCTTCCGCCTTCGGGGCCGCTCAGAGGCTGTGCCCGAACAACAAGGGCGCCGCCATCTTCTACGACACATGCCGCCTCGGCTTCTCCGACCGAGACTTTCTCGCCTCCCGGACCAACCTGCAGGATCAGGAGGTAGATCTCTACAACGGCCAGAACGTCAGCTCTGCCGTCGTCGCTCAGTTCAACGCCACCGCCTACAAGCTCCTCGGCCGCATGGCGGAGTACATTGTCACCATGGACTCGTCGGCGAACAACTTCCTTACCGCAACCATCCCCTTCGACGTGACCTACCCAGTGATCTACGGCATGGTGTCGTGCACCCCTGACCTGACGCCCAGGCAGTGCCGTGGGTGCCTTGATGCGGTGATTGCCGAGTTCCCAGGGCAATTCATCTCCAACACCAAGGGCGCCAGGATTGCGGGGCTACGTTGCCTTGCGCGCTACGAGGTGTACCCTTTCTACAACGGTTCCACCATGCTTCAGCTGCCGGGCAACGACGAAGCTGCTGCTGGTGTGTGTTTCCTGCTGGattatttctttttatttattattattattattattattattattattattattattattattattattattattattattattattattattatcatcatcatcatcatcatcatcatcatcatcatcatcatcatcatcatcatcatcatcattattaaaAATACTACTATTTACATCTAACCTTATAGTTTTGAAACAATGAGTAAAATTACTTCCAATCTATACATAAAGCGATATATTTCAGAAAACGAGTCACAGGtgaacatacatatatatatggacaagATATCAAATTACATATCGAATTTGTGCCAATCAATGACATGCTTCCTCTTCTATCACCTCCAGACAATGGTAGCCTACATGAGCTACTATGATATGAAGGACcgaaaacggcgaccagaggggggggtgaatgggagccgtaaATTTTCTTCCGAAACTTTTTCGGCCACTGTCCCAAAATCACCGCCAATCTCGCAAACCAAACACCGTGATGTCCACGACTCAAATGAGTGAGTTGATGTTCCCTAGGAACACAATGAGACACCACGAAACCAACGCAACCAACCAAAAAATGAATCGGAACTCAAATGACCGAGCTGCGGACAAAACAACAAGAGCTGGACACCATCACCGTGTGACACACCTGCAAAACATACTCAGATGGAGAGAGCTGGATTTGCACGGCACTCGAAGGTGCATAGCCTACCAGCAGCAATGACAAGCCTGCCTTCTCCTAAATGGATGAGCACGAAGCACACTTGCAGAAGCAAAATCACATATAGATACAGTAACCAGCTAACCAAGGGAGATTCAGTAAAATGCAATGATGAGCTTGAGACCAAATTTAACATTCAAAGTATTGTTGCTTGATTGAGACATTTCATGAACACCATTTCAATTCACGTGATATGCTCTTGGAGCTATGCAAGCACAAGCTCATGGTCGAGCATTGATTTGTACTGGGCAAATAAAAAGCAGAGAGAGGAGCAGGTAGCTCAGCCTGGAATCCTGCTCGTCCTAGACTGGGAGGGGCATAGGCACTGCAGCGACGCTGCTGGTTCTCCCTGCTCTAGGACACGATGAACACAGAGAAAAGAAATAAATAGACTCggaagaacaaagaaattagcGAACTTGGCCTGGGAGCTTCAAACGTTCGAACTGACGAGACTTGAGCACGCGCTGCTCATCTGAGCACGCTCAGTGCAGGAGCACTGGCGCTGGTAGCACTGCTGCGTTCACCCATCAGACAGATCCTACACGAACACAGACTGAAAACGAAGAACAGAAAAACCAGCGGACACGAAATTGACGCAATCCGACTCCACACTCGATGATTCGCTCCCAAACTTTGCACAGATCAAATTTGACTTGATAAAAATCTATTCCCGAAAATTCATCGCCTGGGATTGACTCAAACTCTGGCAAAATCAGATCTTAGCAAGAACGAAAAATGAGGAAAAACTTAAGAACACGATGAACGAAAATCACAGCTTCAAATGAGGAATCCAGAGGACACGAGGAGGATTTGGGGCCTCCTTTCCCACTCCAAATCACAGCATAGAACCACAAATTCTTAGATTTTTGACCTCTCTCAAGAAACACTAGAAAACCTAACCCTAGGGAGAAGGGGGGAATGAGAGTGGgagagaggtgagggagatgggggctccctcatcctatttaacagggctattgcacattcccagttttgcccctagatacaaatgagttgaactgctaagcccaagggcattgttgtccaacccggtgtaatcttgatccgacggccaccgcgccttctcaccggtagcttcgtctcgacgcgaactccccgatgccgccacgtgccgtccgtccctcctcggaacctccgcccgggttttgaggcccaaacccgtaaaccgtccatccgatggttttgaggcccaaaccatcaaaccgtccgcgggtagcatactccatacgcgtcccctgcCATCTGacacgtgtcaccgccgtcctcgaccggccagcccgccaagtcctcctgagcctcgctcgactcacgcgtctgccatcttgacccggtcaacaccgtcactccatgtcttcttgcacttgtcgatgtcccaagtgtcagccaccgcggctagtcacccggcctctgggtccctcggtccaagcctcacgtccgtccttcaccgctcccggtctatcGGCActgcacgtcctccttgaccttcacctcgtcgtcgaccaccgcatccgagctccacacctgcacaacacaagccaaaagacatgtcgcacacatagctttcgccatggtagggttagtcaccactcaacctacttcgtggatcatattgacaatcactcatcacaaaacgaacacacaagggtacttgtcaaccttgtgttcgcaatctcccccttgatgagtgcattgtcaacaccaatacacgaacagcttgagcaaaagaaaaagaagaagaagagaaaacaaagaactcacccaaatgactaAGAACCAAAGAAAGGCCAAGAACTgggtcatttgaaaatgagcaaaacttgatccccaaagacatgggcaacggctcgacgcaaccaagtaaaacaaagctagccctcaagaagaggcaacgggctcaacaccactagcaaagctcaaaaagccaaaaaactgctagaccctccagaagaggcaaaggctcaacacatctagcaaaacacctcaaatgcaactccccctggacaagtgcaatctctctcaaatgaatgcatatcttCTCAACTTTAGGTGGAATTGGAAGTTTCTTCCCCTTTTCTGAATATTTCTCCCCTTGTGTCCCCTTgtgacattgtgagtgtggaaacttctcccccttgttgacacatgcacttatcaagctagagcccaaggattgcaactccccctcaaaacaagctatgaatgcagaaatgcacgaatgtataagcttcaagattatagcaagtagattgaaaagatgctctagttgatgctgtcatgtatatatagcaacacatacaagtgctagcaaatgctcaaggtgaccaaatgagacgaaatatggcatttaagcaagtttgatcaagtttgagcaattttgaaagagggttcaccaccaaaggagcacatagcaaaaatagacaggagatccaccttgtgctacacatgtatgcaaagtgaactaccccaaacaaagttcacacatcatgtcatgagacaaacttgtggtttgatcaaagtttagacaccaattgaaatttatcagagttatgcagcttattaccaaagtttgtcagacaagtgtgtgcaggaggttatctgtgccatcaaaacctgacttagcgaccatgtcaagcctatgccaaaggcaatcaaaagcttaagacaatgatctcggtatccattacagagctcaagttcaccaataagtgtaatttggagctgtctcgatactctgacataggatagtatagacccatcccgatcttttcaaatcacttagtttgattttcaagttttagcacaaattcaagtttctcaagcaagtgtgtaactcaaggtatgagccgtagcaactaagcatatatatgaagcaagaaaaagatctcgacacattctacacatgctagtgccacaagtagtggtgaacacatttcatgtttcaacaagttttaatcaagttcacagtttggaaaacaagattagctcataacatgtatcaattgatcaaaaggagcctaagccaaaagcacatcatgtatatccataacatcccccacaagagcatagtgtcaatctagctactataaggatgaagctcaggatgcaatatgatacatgatgacatgatatgcaagaatgatataaaaaaaaacaaaaaaaaacaaaggctaaactacagagaaaagcaaaactagaatacaacaaccaaagttcccctcctctaaaaagggaaacaaactccaagctcccctcgcaagcgagcaaactgggcttggtcaagtggtttggtgaagatatctgcgagctggttttgggtatcaatgtggtgcagatcgatatcacctttctcatagtggtcacgcaagaagtgaaagcgaacttctatgtgctttgtctttgagtgaaggactgggtttttggctatacttatggcactggtgctgtcacaaaacaaaggcactcgcctaaactctaacccaaagtctctcagagtagctatcatccaaagcaactgggaacaacaagcagcagcagcaacatactcagcttctgtggtggattgggcgacgctagactgcttgcaagaagaccaagacacaagagaagatctaAGAAACTaacaagtccccgaagtggacttcctctcaacacgacaaccagcataatccgtatcagaatacccgcaaagagaaagagaggaggaggctgaaaaccaaagaccaaactcgggtgtgaaacgaaggtacctgaggatccgcttgatggcttgacgatgagacatgTGCGGCGAAGACTAAAAGCGCGTGCACAAGCAGACTGCGAACTGGATGTCCGATCTCATCGCCGTTAGGTACAGCAAggacccgatcatgcttcggtattccttctggtccatggcttctccctccttgtcctcatccagggccatcgtggttgacatgggtgtcgaaagaggcttggcctcacccatatcaaatttcttgagcacgtccttggtgtactttccttggtgcacgaacgtcccctcacgagtttgcttgatttgcagcccaaggaagaaagtcaattcgcccatcatgctcatctcaaattccctgctcatagtatctgaaaacttggcaacaagagcatgagaagagccaccaaagattatatcatccacgtatatctgaaccaaaaggatgtctgtgccttgcttgaggaggaacaaagtcttatctacagaacccatcctaaaacccttatcaagcaagaaagcttttaaacgctcatactaggctctcggggcttgtttcaaaccatacaaggctttgtggagtttaaaacatggttggggtactttggattttcaaagccagggggttgcctcacataaacctcttcctctatgtacccattcaagaaggcactctttacatccatctgatacagcttgaaccctttcgaagctgcaaatgctaaaagaatcccaatggcttctagacgggcaacaggagcaaaggtttcttcatagtctattccctctttttggcaaaaaccctgagccactaatctcgccttgtttctcaccaccaccccatcctcactctgcttgttcttgtaaacccactttgtacctatggggtggcactctggtggaggtggaactaaaacccacacttggttctgCTCAAAattctctaactcctcgtgcatagcattaacccaatcagcattagatagtgcgtgtccaatatctcgaggctcaaaagaagctacgaaagcagaatgagcgaaatgggaaatatgataagacttggaacgcgttaccctttcgtcgatgtcactgatcatggtctgaggaggatggcgtcgctggatatgtcgaggtgcacccaaagacgaaatcgcctccccctcatagctggggcctcctcagtcgattgaggaagcggctcgcacggaccccatgaagtagaggtggagggctcggggccgtgagccgaagtggtcgaagctggctcgatcggggcagctagttgagatggcttgggatcatcccaatcgacatcatcgtcatcctcaatgaaaatgctatcacccatctcttcatcacctgcacgttcaagaaaaaaatagaagagggcatggtttcgtcgaaggtgacttcacaagtctccatgacacggttagtctcaagattaagcacacggtatgCATGTGAATGAGAAGTGTAACCAAGaaatataccgtccgaagatctagattcaaacttgtcaagattaccttgcttaagaatgaagcacttgcaaccgaagactcgaaaatgactcaccttgggtggacgcccaaaccgcaactcgtaTGATGTCTTCTTcaagaaagcacgaagaaaaatgcggtttgaaacatggcaagcggtgttgatggcttcggcccagtaacgcctaggagtcctatgctcatcgagcatcgtcctagccatttcaaccaaagtccgatttttgcgctcaacaacaccattctgctgagggac is a window from the Miscanthus floridulus cultivar M001 unplaced genomic scaffold, ASM1932011v1 fs_630_1_2, whole genome shotgun sequence genome containing:
- the LOC136532471 gene encoding cysteine-rich receptor-like protein kinase 10, which translates into the protein MGVACRRGPTETMWFRGGRHGAVAVALAAAGVLQMILIAIAPPLASAMPWPACNSTITGNYTSNSTYDANLRLVAAALPSNVSTSPTLFAISVTGTAPDTVYALGQCSGDQSASACHDCIASAFGAAQRLCPNNKGAAIFYDTCRLGFSDRDFLASRTNLQDQEVDLYNGQNVSSAVVAQFNATAYKLLGRMAEYIVTMDSSANNFLTATIPFDVTYPVIYGMVSCTPDLTPRQCRGCLDAVIAEFPGQFISNTKGARIAGLRCLARYEVYPFYNGSTMLQLPGNDEAAAGKTSHR